One genomic region from Conexibacter woesei DSM 14684 encodes:
- the proB gene encoding glutamate 5-kinase, translating into MGTVVIKLGSSIVCDDAGQPRRDVLEHVCDEAAALHGGGRDVVIVTSGAIARGMGVMGLGMRPRVIDELQAASAVGQGQLYRVYDELLQERGVATAQVLLTFFDISARTHYLNARQTLQKLLDWRVVPVINENDTTTTDEISFGDNDFLAAQVAILLGAELLVLLTSTDGLYTADPRLDPTAELVPLVEDFEALAALDIRQTTTALGSGGMRSKVVAAEMATAAGIPAVVANGRTLGAIAAAAAGEQVGTRFPARAERYSSFKLWLKYAKPARGRIAVDAGAARALRDGGTSLLPVGIVGVRGRFDAGDAVDVLHDGDPVGKGISNYSAVELRRVRGMKSAEAREVLPRASEEAIHRDYFVLA; encoded by the coding sequence ATGGGCACGGTGGTGATCAAGCTCGGGTCGAGCATCGTCTGCGACGACGCGGGGCAGCCGCGGCGCGACGTGCTGGAGCACGTCTGCGACGAGGCGGCCGCGCTGCACGGCGGCGGGCGCGACGTCGTGATCGTCACCAGCGGCGCGATCGCCCGCGGGATGGGCGTGATGGGGCTTGGCATGCGCCCGCGCGTGATCGACGAGCTGCAGGCGGCGAGCGCCGTCGGGCAGGGGCAGCTGTACCGCGTCTACGACGAGCTGCTGCAGGAGCGCGGCGTCGCGACCGCGCAGGTGCTGCTGACGTTCTTCGACATCAGCGCGCGGACGCACTACCTCAACGCCCGCCAGACGCTGCAGAAGCTGCTCGACTGGCGCGTCGTGCCGGTGATCAACGAGAACGACACGACGACGACGGACGAGATCTCCTTCGGCGACAACGACTTCCTCGCCGCGCAGGTGGCGATCCTGCTCGGCGCCGAGCTGCTCGTGCTGCTGACGTCGACCGACGGCCTCTACACCGCCGACCCGCGGCTGGACCCGACCGCCGAGCTGGTCCCGCTGGTGGAGGACTTCGAGGCGCTCGCCGCGCTCGACATCCGCCAGACGACGACGGCGCTCGGATCCGGCGGCATGCGCTCGAAGGTCGTCGCCGCGGAGATGGCGACCGCGGCCGGCATCCCGGCCGTCGTCGCGAACGGCCGCACGCTCGGCGCGATCGCCGCGGCGGCGGCGGGCGAGCAGGTCGGCACGCGCTTCCCGGCGCGCGCGGAGCGCTACTCCAGCTTCAAGCTGTGGCTGAAGTACGCCAAGCCCGCCCGCGGCCGGATCGCCGTGGACGCGGGCGCCGCGCGCGCCCTGCGCGACGGCGGCACGTCGCTGCTGCCGGTCGGGATCGTCGGTGTCAGAGGCAGGTTCGACGCCGGCGACGCCGTCGACGTCCTGCACGACGGCGATCCCGTCGGCAAGGGGATCTCGAACTACTCCGCCGTCGAGCTGCGCAGAGTCCGCGGGATGAAGTCCGCCGAGGCGCGCGAGGTGCTGCCGCGCGCCAGCGAAGAGGCGATCCACCGTGACTATTTCGTCTTGGCGTAA
- the ilvB gene encoding biosynthetic-type acetolactate synthase large subunit — MRGADALTKALEREGVETVFGIPGGSALPIYDALVDSPIRHVLMRHEAGAGHAAEGYARATGRVGVAFATSGPGATNLLTPICDAYMDSTPTVFVTGQVRTDLLGTNAFQEADVIGMTAPMVKHAIAVESADEIQQAIHDAFHLARTGRPGPVLVDIPSDLARGPARDREPHAPNTPGHAPTTKPNGKQVRLAAQAIAAARRPVLYAGGGVVHAEAAEELAALARLADLPVATTLMALGAFPASDRRWLGMLGMHGTKTANWAVDEADLLICVGARFDDRVTGALDHFAPRAKVIHLDVDPSEIGKLRAAHVPIVADAKRGLAAIARSYAALDPAPDAGRLAEWWARIDAWRADEPFDVPAGGWAEMDGGNGPGEGVDPHALLDAVQAATGGEAIVTTDVGQHQMWAANRLRFERPRRWLTSGGHGTMGFGLPAALGAQAALPRETVVCVSGEGSLLMNVQELATAAEERLPVKIVLMHNAALGMVRQQQDMFWDGRRAAVDLGSSPDWSLLARAFGVAGRRVTEADEVAGAVAETLAEPGPALLEVRIAPEADCLPMFKPGSPAREMIG, encoded by the coding sequence ATGCGCGGCGCCGACGCCCTGACGAAGGCGCTCGAGCGCGAAGGCGTCGAGACCGTCTTCGGGATCCCCGGCGGCTCCGCGCTGCCGATCTACGACGCGCTCGTCGACAGCCCGATCCGCCATGTGCTGATGCGCCACGAGGCGGGTGCGGGCCACGCGGCCGAGGGCTACGCGCGCGCCACCGGCCGCGTCGGGGTCGCGTTCGCGACCTCCGGGCCGGGCGCGACGAACCTGCTGACGCCGATCTGCGACGCCTACATGGACTCGACGCCGACGGTCTTCGTCACCGGTCAGGTGCGGACCGACCTGCTCGGCACGAACGCCTTCCAGGAGGCGGACGTGATCGGGATGACGGCGCCGATGGTCAAGCACGCGATCGCGGTCGAGTCGGCCGACGAGATCCAGCAGGCGATCCACGACGCGTTCCACCTCGCGCGCACGGGGCGGCCCGGCCCGGTGCTCGTCGACATCCCGTCCGACCTCGCGCGTGGGCCGGCGCGCGACCGCGAGCCGCACGCGCCGAACACGCCCGGCCACGCGCCGACGACGAAGCCGAACGGCAAGCAGGTGCGGCTCGCCGCGCAGGCGATCGCGGCGGCGCGGCGGCCGGTCCTGTACGCCGGCGGCGGCGTCGTGCACGCCGAGGCGGCGGAGGAGCTGGCCGCGCTCGCGCGGCTCGCCGACCTGCCCGTGGCGACGACGCTGATGGCGCTCGGCGCGTTCCCGGCCTCCGACCGCCGCTGGCTCGGCATGCTGGGGATGCACGGCACCAAGACCGCGAACTGGGCGGTCGACGAGGCCGACCTGCTGATCTGCGTCGGCGCGCGCTTCGACGACCGCGTCACCGGTGCGCTGGACCACTTCGCACCGCGCGCGAAGGTGATCCACCTCGACGTCGACCCGAGCGAGATCGGCAAGCTGCGCGCCGCGCACGTGCCGATCGTCGCCGACGCGAAGCGCGGCCTCGCCGCGATCGCACGGTCCTACGCGGCGCTCGACCCGGCGCCGGACGCCGGCCGGCTGGCGGAGTGGTGGGCGCGGATCGACGCGTGGCGCGCCGACGAGCCGTTCGACGTGCCGGCGGGTGGGTGGGCCGAAATGGACGGTGGGAACGGGCCGGGCGAGGGCGTCGACCCGCACGCGCTGCTCGACGCCGTGCAGGCCGCGACCGGCGGCGAGGCGATCGTCACGACCGACGTCGGCCAGCACCAGATGTGGGCCGCGAACCGGCTCCGCTTCGAGCGCCCGCGGCGCTGGCTGACCTCGGGCGGGCACGGCACGATGGGCTTCGGCCTGCCGGCCGCGCTCGGCGCGCAGGCCGCGCTGCCGCGGGAGACCGTCGTCTGCGTCAGCGGCGAGGGCTCGCTGCTGATGAACGTGCAGGAGCTGGCGACGGCGGCCGAGGAGCGGCTGCCCGTGAAGATCGTCCTGATGCACAACGCCGCGCTCGGGATGGTCCGCCAGCAGCAGGACATGTTCTGGGACGGCCGCCGCGCCGCCGTCGACCTCGGCTCGTCGCCCGACTGGTCGCTGCTGGCGCGGGCGTTCGGCGTCGCCGGGCGCCGTGTCACGGAGGCGGACGAGGTCGCCGGCGCCGTCGCGGAGACGCTCGCCGAACCCGGCCCGGCGCTGCTGGAGGTGCGGATCGCGCCGGAGGCCGACTGCCTGCCGATGTTCAAGCCGGGCAGCCCTGC